From Flavipsychrobacter sp., a single genomic window includes:
- the ispE gene encoding 4-(cytidine 5'-diphospho)-2-C-methyl-D-erythritol kinase has product MLCFPNCKINIGLYITNRRNDGYHDLETVFYPIKSYHDALEVVNSDYDTQLHVTGIDIVGEQEDNLVWKAYQLLQERFPVKVRGLDIYLRKALPMGAGLGGGSADGAFALKLLNDFCKLGLSDDLLAEFALQLGSDCPFFIYNTPQYAKGRGELLEPMPLLDLSGYSIQLICPEVHIATGQAFSLITPRAALYDLRTLAYLPMAKWKDHIQNDFEDAIFSQHPELATIKRKLYEQGAIYASMSGSGSTIYGIFEKGKKATIESALSFKEHYTN; this is encoded by the coding sequence ATGCTTTGCTTTCCAAATTGTAAGATTAATATAGGTTTATACATCACTAATAGGAGAAATGATGGTTATCATGACTTGGAAACTGTTTTTTATCCCATCAAAAGTTATCATGATGCTTTAGAGGTAGTCAATAGTGATTACGATACCCAACTTCATGTTACCGGTATTGATATTGTAGGAGAGCAGGAAGATAATCTAGTATGGAAGGCTTATCAGCTCCTTCAGGAGCGTTTCCCTGTTAAGGTGAGGGGTTTGGATATCTACCTCAGAAAAGCCCTACCTATGGGCGCTGGACTGGGTGGAGGCTCGGCTGATGGCGCATTTGCCTTAAAGTTGCTTAACGACTTTTGTAAATTAGGTTTAAGTGATGACCTGCTGGCAGAGTTTGCCTTACAGTTAGGAAGCGATTGTCCCTTTTTTATATACAATACACCACAGTATGCAAAAGGAAGAGGAGAGCTTTTAGAACCAATGCCATTGCTAGACCTGTCGGGCTACAGTATCCAACTTATATGCCCTGAAGTACATATTGCAACAGGACAGGCGTTTAGTCTGATAACCCCAAGAGCCGCTTTATATGATTTAAGAACATTGGCTTACCTGCCTATGGCTAAATGGAAGGATCATATCCAAAACGATTTTGAAGATGCCATATTTTCACAACACCCTGAACTGGCGACGATAAAGCGAAAACTGTATGAACAGGGGGCAATTTATGCTTCTATGAGTGGTAGTGGAAGCACTATCTATGGTATTTTTGAGAAAGGGAAAAAGGCTACAATAGAGAGTGCACTTAGTTTTAAGGAGCATTATACCAATTAG
- the rpmI gene encoding 50S ribosomal protein L35 — protein sequence MPKVKTNSRAKKTFKVTGTGKIRRFKANKSHLLTKKSKKRKRHLRGSTTINSTSENLVKRMLCLR from the coding sequence ATGCCGAAGGTAAAGACTAATTCACGTGCTAAGAAAACTTTTAAAGTTACTGGTACAGGTAAGATACGCAGGTTCAAGGCAAACAAGAGCCACCTGTTAACTAAAAAGAGTAAAAAACGTAAGCGTCACTTACGTGGTTCAACTACTATCAACTCAACAAGTGAGAACTTGGTGAAACGTATGTTGTGCCTACGCTAA
- the rplT gene encoding 50S ribosomal protein L20: MPRSVNAVASHARRKKILKQAKGYYGKRKNVYTVAKNIVEKGLTYKYIGRKLKKRDYRALWIARINAAVREEGMSYSQFMGKLGAKGIELNRKVLADLAMNEPASFKQLVAEVK; encoded by the coding sequence ATGCCACGTTCGGTAAATGCCGTTGCATCGCACGCAAGAAGAAAAAAGATACTAAAGCAAGCCAAAGGTTACTATGGCAAGCGTAAAAACGTATATACAGTAGCTAAGAACATCGTAGAGAAGGGTCTTACGTATAAGTATATCGGTCGTAAACTGAAGAAGCGTGACTACCGTGCTCTATGGATCGCACGTATTAATGCTGCAGTTCGTGAAGAGGGCATGAGCTACTCACAATTCATGGGTAAGCTAGGCGCTAAAGGTATCGAGCTTAACCGTAAGGTACTTGCTGATCTTGCTATGAACGAGCCTGCTAGCTTTAAGCAACTAGTTGCAGAAGTAAAGTAA
- a CDS encoding zinc-dependent peptidase, with translation MWGLLVLAGIISIILIAIYLSNRKQKKRIEAYKLPSNAHELLVNMVSFYRLLDKKHQVVFRNRVKDFLARTVITGVGNTRVTDLDRLLVGASAIIPIFSFPDWRYNNITEVLLFENTFTKGDFNIDGSYRDLLGMVGSGSLQRQMLLSQKALRAGFAEPRDANNTAIHEFVHLIDKADGATDGVPQYLLEKPYVIPWMQYMQAEINNIKMGRSDINPYAATNNAEFFAVVSEYFFERPFQLKAHHPELYKMLEMMFMPAKKN, from the coding sequence ATGTGGGGGTTATTGGTGTTAGCAGGTATTATTTCTATTATTCTAATAGCAATATACCTTAGCAACAGAAAGCAAAAGAAAAGAATAGAGGCCTATAAATTGCCTAGCAATGCGCACGAGCTACTTGTGAATATGGTGTCTTTTTACAGATTACTAGATAAGAAGCACCAAGTAGTATTTAGAAATAGAGTTAAAGACTTTTTGGCAAGAACAGTAATTACCGGTGTAGGTAACACAAGAGTTACCGATTTGGATAGATTATTGGTTGGTGCTAGTGCTATAATTCCTATTTTCTCATTCCCTGATTGGCGGTACAATAATATTACAGAAGTGCTCCTCTTCGAAAATACATTTACCAAAGGAGACTTTAATATTGATGGGTCTTATAGAGACTTGCTGGGTATGGTAGGCAGTGGCTCTTTACAGCGACAAATGCTGCTGTCTCAAAAAGCATTAAGAGCAGGTTTTGCAGAGCCTCGTGATGCCAATAATACGGCTATACACGAGTTTGTACACTTAATTGATAAAGCTGATGGAGCAACAGATGGCGTACCTCAATATTTACTAGAGAAGCCATATGTCATTCCTTGGATGCAGTATATGCAAGCTGAAATAAACAATATAAAGATGGGTAGGTCTGATATTAATCCTTATGCAGCTACGAATAATGCAGAGTTTTTCGCAGTAGTATCCGAGTATTTTTTTGAACGTCCTTTTCAATTAAAAGCACACCATCCAGAGCTATACAAAATGCTGGAAATGATGTTTATGCCTGCAAAAAAGAATTAA
- the miaA gene encoding tRNA (adenosine(37)-N6)-dimethylallyltransferase MiaA encodes MTTVSHTAYVICGPTAVGKTSIAIALAQQLHTSIISADSRQCYREMSIGTAKPTVEERALVPHYFVDSHSITEHLTTADFEQLGLQYLEELFEKSDAAVVCGGTGLYIKALTQGIDDMPQVSDHIKAEVAELYEQKGVEGLQEAIKEEDPEFYQQGEIQNPVRMIRALSFIRTVGESIISYQTGNRKQRPFRIVKIGLELPREVLYERINKRVDIMMEEGLLQEAKVLYPQRALKNLQTVGYQELFDHMDGNCTLEEAIDKIKQHSRNYAKRQMTWFKKDPEITWLRADDKDIVNKIISIK; translated from the coding sequence TTGACAACTGTTTCACATACCGCATATGTTATTTGTGGTCCTACAGCTGTAGGCAAAACATCTATTGCTATCGCGCTGGCGCAGCAGTTGCACACCTCCATCATATCGGCCGATAGCAGGCAATGTTATAGAGAAATGAGCATTGGCACAGCTAAGCCTACTGTAGAAGAGCGAGCATTAGTGCCGCACTACTTTGTTGATAGTCATTCTATTACGGAGCATCTTACTACCGCAGACTTTGAGCAACTGGGGCTACAATATCTCGAAGAACTATTTGAAAAGTCTGATGCAGCTGTAGTATGTGGAGGGACAGGTTTGTATATAAAAGCACTAACCCAAGGTATTGATGATATGCCGCAAGTGAGTGATCATATAAAAGCTGAAGTGGCGGAGCTGTATGAGCAAAAAGGAGTAGAAGGCCTACAGGAAGCTATAAAAGAAGAAGACCCTGAATTTTATCAGCAAGGAGAGATACAGAACCCTGTAAGGATGATAAGAGCCTTGAGCTTTATACGTACAGTAGGAGAGAGCATCATTAGTTACCAGACCGGTAATCGAAAGCAGCGACCATTTCGTATAGTGAAAATAGGATTAGAGCTACCAAGAGAAGTGTTATATGAACGCATCAATAAGCGAGTAGACATAATGATGGAAGAGGGGCTGTTGCAAGAAGCTAAAGTGCTATACCCCCAAAGGGCCTTAAAGAATTTACAAACAGTAGGGTATCAGGAACTGTTTGATCATATGGATGGTAACTGTACGCTGGAAGAAGCAATAGATAAGATAAAGCAACACTCTCGCAACTATGCCAAAAGACAGATGACCTGGTTTAAAAAAGACCCTGAGATCACTTGGCTAAGAGCTGATGATAAGGATATTGTCAATAAAATAATAAGCATAAAATAA
- a CDS encoding GlsB/YeaQ/YmgE family stress response membrane protein, giving the protein MGFIAWIIFGLIAGIIARAISPGKDPGGWVITIVIGIVGAMIGGWIGNTLGFGGVDGFNIKSMAIAILGSVVLLFIIGKLRKK; this is encoded by the coding sequence ATGGGGTTTATAGCATGGATAATATTTGGTTTGATAGCTGGTATAATAGCTAGAGCAATAAGCCCAGGTAAAGATCCTGGAGGTTGGGTGATAACCATTGTAATAGGTATAGTAGGGGCAATGATAGGTGGATGGATTGGTAATACCTTAGGTTTTGGGGGTGTTGACGGATTTAATATTAAGAGTATGGCTATTGCTATACTAGGATCAGTTGTGCTACTCTTTATAATTGGTAAGCTTAGGAAAAAGTAA
- a CDS encoding glycine--tRNA ligase, which produces MANDNKLQDIIAHCKEYGFVFQSSEIYDGLQAVYDYGQNGAELKRNIKDYWWNSMTRMHDNIVGIDSAIFMHPTTWKASGHLDNFNDPMIDNKDSKKRYRVDHLIEGYAETLDEAEGKALVQKMEQLLEADDFQGLKQMIEEHKIKCAVSGTANWTDIRQFNLMFGTQMGSVAEESDMVYLRPETAQGIFVNYLNVQKTGRMKIPFGIAQIGKAFRNEIVARGFIFRMREFEQMEMQFFVQPGTQKEWYDYWKTERIKWHKTLGIAEEKYQFHDHIKLAHYADMACDIEYNFPGWGFKEVEGVHSRTDFDLSQHQEYSKKKLTYFDTEINKHYVPYVIETSIGLDRTVLMVLSDVYEEQDLSTEEKKDSRVVLHFAPHLAPVKLAVFPLTKKDGLPELAQELMAECRPHFNCFYEQKDAIGKRYRRQDAIGTPFCVTVDHQTIEDQTVTIRYRDSMEQERVPINEVKNIVLKAINTF; this is translated from the coding sequence ATGGCAAATGATAATAAGCTGCAAGACATAATTGCACATTGTAAAGAATATGGTTTTGTTTTCCAATCTAGTGAGATATACGATGGCCTGCAGGCTGTGTATGATTATGGGCAGAATGGTGCAGAGCTAAAGAGAAATATCAAAGACTATTGGTGGAATAGCATGACGCGCATGCATGATAATATAGTGGGTATAGACTCTGCTATATTTATGCACCCAACCACGTGGAAAGCAAGCGGTCACTTAGATAACTTCAACGACCCTATGATAGACAACAAGGATAGCAAGAAGCGTTATCGTGTTGATCATTTGATAGAAGGCTATGCAGAAACATTGGATGAAGCAGAGGGTAAAGCATTAGTGCAAAAAATGGAGCAGCTTTTGGAGGCAGATGACTTTCAGGGATTGAAGCAAATGATAGAAGAGCATAAGATAAAATGCGCGGTGAGTGGTACAGCCAACTGGACAGACATTCGTCAGTTCAACCTTATGTTCGGTACACAAATGGGTTCGGTAGCTGAGGAGTCGGATATGGTGTATTTACGTCCTGAAACAGCACAAGGTATATTTGTTAACTACCTTAACGTACAGAAGACAGGTAGGATGAAGATACCTTTTGGTATTGCACAAATAGGAAAGGCTTTTCGTAACGAGATAGTAGCACGCGGTTTTATTTTCCGTATGCGTGAGTTTGAGCAGATGGAGATGCAGTTTTTTGTACAGCCTGGTACACAAAAAGAATGGTATGACTACTGGAAAACTGAACGTATAAAATGGCATAAAACACTAGGCATAGCTGAAGAGAAATATCAGTTTCACGACCATATAAAACTAGCGCACTATGCTGATATGGCTTGTGATATTGAATACAACTTCCCGGGATGGGGTTTTAAAGAAGTGGAAGGAGTACATAGCCGTACAGATTTTGATCTTAGCCAACATCAGGAATATAGCAAGAAGAAACTGACTTATTTTGATACAGAAATCAATAAGCACTATGTACCTTATGTTATAGAAACCTCAATAGGTTTGGATCGTACAGTGCTAATGGTATTAAGCGATGTATATGAGGAGCAAGACTTGAGCACTGAGGAAAAGAAGGATAGTCGTGTGGTATTGCATTTTGCACCACATCTAGCGCCGGTTAAGTTGGCAGTATTCCCACTTACAAAGAAAGATGGCTTGCCAGAGCTGGCACAAGAGTTAATGGCGGAATGTCGCCCACATTTCAACTGTTTCTATGAGCAGAAGGATGCGATAGGCAAACGTTACCGTAGACAAGATGCCATAGGTACACCATTCTGCGTGACGGTAGACCATCAAACTATAGAGGATCAAACGGTAACTATACGCTACCGTGATAGTATGGAACAGGAAAGAGTGCCAATAAACGAGGTGAAAAACATTGTGCTAAAAGCAATCAATACATTCTAA
- a CDS encoding DUF6265 family protein: protein MNKYWYLLFAVVLMASCQESSNTKKLSKVKWLVGDWQMKMEEATFYESWQIAADNRLEGKGLLVNINGDTLFNEQLAIVLRDDILYYEPIVSNQNNGEQISFKETLIQDTLIRFENPQHDFPQVITYSLTKDRQIHAFVSGKQEGKEHRSDFYFEQIK, encoded by the coding sequence ATGAATAAATATTGGTACTTATTATTTGCTGTTGTTTTAATGGCATCCTGCCAAGAAAGCAGCAATACCAAAAAGCTAAGCAAAGTAAAATGGCTGGTAGGAGATTGGCAAATGAAGATGGAAGAAGCCACCTTTTACGAATCTTGGCAAATAGCGGCCGACAATAGACTGGAAGGGAAAGGGCTATTGGTTAATATTAATGGAGATACACTATTTAACGAACAGTTAGCCATTGTCCTTAGAGACGATATACTCTATTACGAACCCATTGTAAGCAATCAAAACAATGGAGAACAAATAAGCTTCAAGGAAACCTTAATTCAGGATACTTTAATTCGTTTTGAGAATCCGCAACATGATTTCCCACAAGTTATTACTTACAGCCTTACCAAAGATCGTCAAATACATGCCTTTGTATCAGGCAAGCAAGAAGGGAAAGAGCACAGAAGTGACTTCTACTTTGAGCAAATAAAATAA
- a CDS encoding ABC transporter ATP-binding protein, with the protein MKEIISLKDIRKSYYLGRQELPVLKGINLSIKENEYVALMGPSGSGKSTLMNILGCLDTATGGQYILNDNDVSRMTDDQLADVRNVEIGFVFQQFNLLPRLTAWENVALPLIYARVGKQEREERAKAMLEKVGLADRAGHKPNELSGGQSQRVAIARALINNPSIILADEPTGNLDSITSGEIMELFKTIHEQGNTVMLVTHEEDIAAHTKRIIRIKDGIVEKDEQVVHTISN; encoded by the coding sequence ATGAAAGAAATAATCAGCCTTAAGGATATTCGTAAAAGTTACTATCTGGGTAGACAAGAACTACCTGTACTTAAAGGTATCAACCTGAGTATAAAAGAAAACGAATATGTAGCACTTATGGGGCCGTCGGGTTCTGGCAAGTCTACACTAATGAATATTTTAGGTTGCTTAGACACAGCTACGGGCGGGCAATACATACTGAATGATAATGATGTAAGTAGAATGACTGACGACCAACTAGCTGATGTACGAAATGTAGAGATAGGCTTTGTCTTTCAACAATTCAACTTATTACCAAGACTAACCGCATGGGAAAACGTGGCACTTCCACTAATATATGCAAGAGTAGGCAAGCAGGAACGAGAGGAAAGAGCTAAAGCGATGCTGGAAAAAGTAGGGCTAGCTGACCGTGCAGGACATAAGCCCAATGAACTATCAGGTGGGCAGAGCCAACGTGTAGCCATAGCCAGAGCGCTGATCAACAACCCTTCTATAATACTAGCAGATGAGCCTACAGGAAATCTGGACTCTATAACCTCTGGTGAGATCATGGAGTTATTTAAAACCATACACGAGCAAGGCAATACTGTAATGCTTGTAACACACGAAGAAGACATTGCTGCACATACCAAACGTATCATACGTATAAAGGATGGCATCGTAGAGAAAGATGAACAAGTGGTACATACAATAAGCAACTAA
- a CDS encoding trigger factor, giving the protein MATVTRENIGLLHDKVVVKLEKEDYMPSFEKSLKHYAKSVNMPGFRKGMVPAGMVRKMYGPALFNEEVMRAAGTEIEKYMQEEKLAIFAQPMVMADAAPLQLDMNNPSETEFSFEIGLKPEFDVKAVNGKEKLTRKKIVVSDTMLDDELVRIQRRLGQSEPQEKVFDKENIIYSKFEQCDAEGNLVEGVEAIEDTELMAKLPAKLQDMIMGKKPEDTFIISPKEICTEEELPIFLKDSMKLDEAAADNHYKMTLTKVAQLIPMEMGEELYKKVFPSSEIADETAFRNTLRAELSKEFDRMSNEQLQNDIYELLVHKTEMDLPVDFLKRWMREGGEKPKTAQEVELEFPKFDHQLRWTLISDKLLQDLEINVTEDEVKDDIRTRVLGYFGMQAAEEDTPWLDDYMAKATKDEKTMDETYRRLLYDKLFNELITKFKVNDEELTEEEFMKQQQQHVHDHDHEHAHAH; this is encoded by the coding sequence ATGGCAACGGTAACTAGAGAAAACATTGGATTGCTACATGATAAAGTAGTGGTGAAGCTGGAGAAAGAGGACTACATGCCGTCTTTTGAAAAGTCTTTAAAGCATTATGCTAAGAGTGTAAACATGCCTGGTTTCAGAAAAGGTATGGTGCCTGCAGGTATGGTACGTAAAATGTATGGTCCTGCTTTATTTAACGAAGAGGTGATGCGTGCTGCCGGTACTGAAATAGAAAAGTACATGCAAGAAGAGAAGTTGGCCATTTTTGCTCAACCGATGGTTATGGCTGATGCTGCACCACTTCAGTTGGATATGAACAACCCTAGCGAAACTGAGTTTTCTTTCGAAATAGGTTTGAAGCCGGAGTTTGATGTTAAAGCTGTCAACGGTAAGGAGAAGCTAACTCGTAAGAAAATTGTTGTTTCTGATACAATGCTTGATGATGAACTGGTACGTATCCAACGTCGTTTAGGTCAATCGGAGCCTCAAGAAAAAGTGTTTGATAAAGAAAACATCATCTACAGCAAGTTTGAGCAATGTGATGCAGAAGGTAATCTAGTAGAAGGTGTAGAAGCAATAGAAGATACTGAGCTAATGGCTAAGTTACCTGCAAAGTTGCAGGATATGATCATGGGCAAAAAGCCTGAAGATACGTTCATCATCTCTCCAAAGGAGATATGTACTGAAGAGGAGTTGCCAATATTCTTGAAAGACTCGATGAAGTTGGACGAAGCTGCTGCAGATAATCATTACAAGATGACACTTACTAAAGTGGCACAGTTGATACCAATGGAGATGGGTGAAGAGTTGTACAAAAAAGTATTCCCAAGTTCTGAAATAGCTGATGAAACTGCTTTCCGCAACACACTTCGTGCTGAATTAAGCAAGGAGTTTGATCGTATGAGCAATGAGCAGTTACAAAACGATATCTACGAATTACTAGTTCATAAAACAGAAATGGACTTGCCTGTTGACTTCTTGAAACGTTGGATGAGAGAAGGTGGTGAAAAACCAAAAACAGCACAAGAAGTAGAATTGGAATTCCCTAAGTTCGATCATCAACTACGTTGGACCCTTATTTCAGATAAGCTGTTACAAGATCTAGAGATAAACGTGACTGAAGACGAAGTGAAAGATGATATCAGAACAAGAGTACTAGGTTACTTCGGAATGCAAGCTGCAGAAGAAGATACTCCATGGTTGGACGATTATATGGCTAAGGCTACTAAGGATGAAAAGACGATGGACGAAACTTACCGCCGTTTGCTTTATGATAAACTTTTCAACGAATTGATCACTAAGTTCAAAGTAAATGATGAAGAACTTACTGAAGAAGAGTTTATGAAGCAACAACAGCAGCACGTACATGATCACGACCATGAGCATGCACACGCACATTAA
- a CDS encoding cytochrome c peroxidase, translated as MKRIIVFLLILTGLSACKPDVDFNKATSTEEPVTFVIPQGWPQPFFNFENNALTQERFQLGRKLFYDGRLSRDNTISCGTCHQSGAAYAHADHDLSHGIDDLLGKRNSPTIFNLAWSTSFFWDGGVNHIESQPINPIQNPVEMDESLQNIIDKLNADSKYRKMFKDAWGTDLINSQRIFKSIAQFMGVMVSATAKYDKVMRNEAGVSFTGAEQNGYNVFKANCASCHKEPLFTDFSFRNNGLISGTGSNEDSGRAIITQKVEDLYKFKIPSLRNLGYSQPYMHDGRLATLDAVLNHYESGIHITPSLDPLLQNGIKLTAQERSDLLAFLKTLDDEEFIKDTRFHEVQ; from the coding sequence ATGAAGAGAATTATAGTTTTTTTATTAATACTAACTGGGCTATCTGCTTGTAAGCCAGATGTTGATTTTAATAAAGCTACTTCTACAGAAGAGCCGGTAACCTTTGTTATCCCACAAGGCTGGCCGCAGCCCTTCTTCAATTTTGAGAATAATGCGCTTACCCAAGAGCGTTTTCAATTAGGCCGTAAGTTGTTTTATGATGGTCGCCTATCAAGAGATAACACGATTTCTTGTGGCACTTGCCACCAGTCAGGAGCTGCGTATGCACATGCAGACCACGATCTGAGTCATGGTATCGATGACTTGCTAGGTAAAAGAAACTCACCGACAATATTCAACTTAGCTTGGAGTACCAGTTTCTTTTGGGACGGCGGGGTAAATCATATAGAAAGCCAACCCATCAATCCTATACAGAACCCTGTGGAGATGGATGAGAGCTTGCAAAACATCATCGATAAGCTGAATGCGGATAGTAAGTATCGAAAAATGTTTAAAGACGCTTGGGGCACTGATCTGATCAATTCTCAAAGGATATTTAAATCTATAGCTCAGTTTATGGGAGTGATGGTATCGGCTACAGCCAAGTATGATAAAGTAATGAGAAATGAAGCTGGTGTAAGCTTTACAGGAGCAGAACAAAATGGTTATAATGTGTTCAAGGCAAACTGTGCCAGCTGTCATAAAGAACCATTGTTTACAGACTTCTCTTTTAGGAATAATGGCTTAATATCAGGTACGGGTAGTAATGAGGATAGTGGTAGAGCAATAATAACACAGAAGGTAGAAGACCTGTACAAGTTTAAGATACCTTCATTAAGAAATTTGGGCTATTCCCAGCCTTATATGCACGATGGGCGTTTAGCTACATTAGATGCTGTATTGAATCATTATGAGTCAGGAATACATATCACACCATCCTTAGACCCACTTCTGCAAAATGGTATAAAGTTAACGGCTCAGGAGCGCAGCGATCTACTAGCTTTCTTGAAAACTTTGGACGACGAAGAGTTTATTAAGGACACTCGCTTTCACGAAGTGCAATAA
- a CDS encoding response regulator transcription factor translates to MIKRDTKASILVVEDEESLREALKLNLELENYEVTVVDNGPDALKMVKNEYFDLMILDIMLPDMDGLTVCETLRMQHNDVPIMFLSARNTGTDKVEGLKKGGDDYMTKPFNLEELLLRTDLLIKKNRKIQDPHSVSDVYEFGKCKIDFAAHECVDLNGNKQELSKKEAALLKLLVEHVGEVVSREHILQIVWGYNVYPTTRTIDNFILNFRKYFEEDSRNPKHFHSVRGIGYKFTA, encoded by the coding sequence ATGATAAAAAGAGATACAAAAGCCAGCATACTAGTTGTAGAAGATGAGGAAAGCTTAAGAGAAGCCCTAAAGCTAAACCTTGAATTAGAAAACTATGAAGTAACCGTAGTGGATAATGGACCTGATGCGTTGAAAATGGTGAAAAATGAGTATTTCGATCTAATGATTTTAGATATCATGCTTCCAGACATGGATGGACTTACTGTTTGCGAAACTTTAAGAATGCAGCATAATGACGTACCTATCATGTTCCTTTCAGCAAGAAATACCGGTACTGATAAGGTAGAAGGCTTAAAAAAGGGTGGTGATGACTATATGACCAAACCTTTCAACCTTGAAGAGCTACTTCTAAGAACAGACCTGCTTATTAAAAAGAATCGTAAGATACAAGACCCGCATTCAGTATCTGATGTATATGAGTTTGGTAAGTGTAAAATCGACTTTGCTGCACATGAATGCGTAGATCTTAATGGGAACAAGCAAGAACTGAGCAAAAAAGAGGCTGCTTTACTCAAATTATTGGTAGAGCATGTAGGTGAAGTAGTAAGTAGAGAACATATATTACAGATAGTATGGGGCTATAACGTATACCCTACTACACGTACTATTGACAACTTTATACTCAATTTCAGAAAATACTTTGAAGAAGACAGCCGTAACCCTAAACACTTCCATTCGGTAAGGGGCATTGGATATAAGTTTACCGCATAG
- a CDS encoding cob(I)yrinic acid a,c-diamide adenosyltransferase — protein MAFKIYTKTGDKGSTSLIGGVRVPKNHIRIEAYGTVDELNSYVGMVSDAAKDATINEWLREIQDRLFTVGSVLATNPDKEVKMKLPDVHTEDVTWLEGLIDKMNEELPEMRSFILPGGHIASSTCHVARCVCRRAERICVGMQEVGEFIPELIIQYLNRLSDFLFVLARYIAHNNGVADVPWRARV, from the coding sequence ATGGCATTTAAGATATATACCAAAACAGGAGACAAAGGTAGCACCAGCCTTATAGGAGGCGTGCGCGTGCCTAAAAACCACATTAGAATTGAAGCCTACGGTACTGTAGACGAGCTAAACTCTTACGTAGGGATGGTAAGTGACGCAGCTAAAGATGCAACTATTAATGAATGGCTGCGAGAAATACAAGACCGCCTCTTTACTGTAGGCTCTGTATTGGCAACCAACCCCGACAAGGAGGTAAAAATGAAACTACCTGACGTACATACTGAAGACGTAACTTGGCTAGAAGGGCTTATTGACAAAATGAATGAAGAGCTACCAGAAATGCGTTCCTTCATCTTACCTGGCGGGCATATTGCCTCATCTACCTGTCATGTAGCTAGGTGCGTATGTCGTAGAGCTGAGCGTATATGTGTAGGCATGCAAGAAGTAGGAGAATTTATACCGGAACTTATTATTCAATATCTCAACCGTTTATCTGATTTCTTATTTGTATTAGCAAGATATATTGCTCACAACAACGGAGTAGCAGATGTACCTTGGAGAGCAAGAGTATAG
- a CDS encoding YiiX/YebB-like N1pC/P60 family cysteine hydrolase, with translation MKFLAPFFILSFLLYSCSTTVKNAPKFQEGDILFQDLDCGGPCNAIEAVTEGVNGWDFSHCGIVVEKEGQLQVIEAYGAVQAVPIDSFLQRYVDSAGKPKVVIGRPKDQTIATKSAQLAFTYLGKDYDRVFQLNDDKYYCSELVYECFKAANDNEPFFPLNVMTFKAPNTDSIMNEWMEYYEPLNTTIPEGEMGINPGAISRSNKLEIIYLH, from the coding sequence ATGAAGTTTTTAGCACCCTTTTTCATACTCAGCTTTTTGCTCTACAGTTGCTCAACTACTGTAAAAAATGCTCCAAAGTTTCAGGAAGGAGATATACTTTTCCAAGACTTGGACTGTGGCGGACCCTGCAATGCTATAGAAGCCGTAACGGAAGGAGTAAATGGTTGGGATTTTTCTCATTGTGGTATTGTAGTAGAAAAAGAGGGACAGCTACAAGTAATAGAAGCATACGGAGCTGTACAGGCCGTACCTATAGATAGCTTTTTGCAACGATATGTAGACAGTGCAGGTAAGCCTAAAGTAGTTATCGGTAGACCGAAAGACCAAACCATTGCCACAAAAAGTGCCCAACTAGCATTCACCTATCTTGGCAAAGACTACGACCGTGTCTTTCAGCTAAACGATGATAAATACTATTGCTCAGAGTTAGTTTATGAATGTTTCAAAGCAGCTAATGATAACGAACCCTTCTTCCCGCTCAATGTTATGACCTTTAAAGCCCCTAATACGGACAGTATTATGAATGAATGGATGGAGTATTATGAGCCGTTAAACACAACGATACCAGAGGGAGAAATGGGTATTAATCCCGGAGCTATTTCAAGAAGCAATAAGTTAGAGATCATTTACCTGCACTAA